In Entomomonas moraniae, one DNA window encodes the following:
- a CDS encoding transporter substrate-binding domain-containing protein → MKKFILGICLLCSFNFVWAGMIDDVVQRGTLRVGLDPTYMPFEMTNKQGDIVGFEVDLVRAMAKSLGVKLEIVSIAQDGVIPGLLTNKFDMIASGLSLTQERNLKVNFPDPFIMTGQTILIRKGLEGTIKSYKDLNDPKYKVTSRLGTTGEFAAKRRISKAQYFGYNTEAEAVLEVVNGKADAFVFDAAFNVVAVQKLGNGKLVFLDESFTYEPLAFAIRKGDYDSINWINNFLAQVKNDGTYDRLYNKWFKRTDWLKGME, encoded by the coding sequence ATGAAAAAATTTATTTTAGGTATATGTCTGTTATGTAGCTTCAATTTTGTGTGGGCAGGCATGATCGATGATGTAGTTCAAAGGGGCACGCTACGCGTTGGTCTAGACCCTACCTATATGCCATTTGAAATGACGAACAAGCAAGGTGATATTGTAGGTTTTGAAGTAGATTTAGTTAGAGCGATGGCAAAATCATTGGGCGTTAAGTTGGAGATTGTTTCTATTGCACAAGACGGAGTTATTCCAGGCTTATTAACCAATAAATTTGATATGATTGCCAGTGGATTATCATTAACTCAAGAAAGAAATTTAAAAGTTAACTTTCCAGATCCCTTTATTATGACAGGGCAAACTATTCTTATCCGAAAAGGTTTAGAAGGTACCATAAAGTCTTATAAAGATTTAAATGACCCAAAATATAAAGTGACATCCAGACTGGGAACAACAGGCGAATTTGCAGCTAAACGCAGAATTAGTAAAGCGCAGTATTTTGGTTATAATACGGAAGCAGAGGCGGTATTAGAGGTAGTGAATGGTAAAGCAGATGCGTTTGTCTTTGATGCCGCGTTTAATGTGGTTGCTGTTCAAAAACTAGGCAATGGTAAGTTAGTCTTTTTAGATGAATCTTTTACTTATGAGCCCTTAGCTTTTGCTATCAGGAAGGGTGATTACGATAGTATTAATTGGATTAATAACTTCTTAGCGCAAGTAAAAAATGACGGTACTTATGATCGTCTATACAATAAATGGTTTAAAAGAACAGATTGGTTAAAAGGAATGGAGTAA
- a CDS encoding transporter substrate-binding domain-containing protein, which produces MKKLLTILSFCVVCFFNSVYAGMVEDVVQRGSLKVGLTPTYIPFEMTNKQGEIIGFEVDILRSMAKSMGVKLELISVSYDGLIPGMLTGKFDLIASGMTINQQRNLKLNFSEPFIQTGQTLIIRKDLDHKVKSYKDLNQEQYRITSQVGTTGEVLAKKYMNKAQYYGYNSEAEAFLEVVNGKADAFIFDETYNVIALHRLGNNKVLHLDQPITKEPIAFAVMQGDYDSVNWINNFLNQIKNDGTYNQIYNKWFKKMDWLKDME; this is translated from the coding sequence ATGAAAAAGTTATTAACGATATTATCTTTTTGTGTCGTTTGTTTTTTTAATAGTGTCTACGCGGGAATGGTTGAAGATGTAGTTCAGCGCGGGAGTTTAAAAGTTGGGTTGACACCTACTTATATCCCTTTTGAAATGACTAATAAGCAGGGAGAGATTATTGGTTTTGAGGTTGATATATTAAGGTCAATGGCAAAATCAATGGGTGTAAAGTTGGAGTTGATTTCTGTTTCTTATGATGGACTTATCCCTGGCATGTTAACAGGAAAGTTTGACTTAATTGCTAGTGGTATGACAATTAATCAACAGCGGAATCTTAAGCTTAACTTTTCGGAGCCTTTCATTCAAACAGGCCAGACATTAATTATTCGAAAAGACCTTGACCATAAGGTTAAATCTTATAAAGATTTAAACCAAGAACAATATCGTATTACTTCACAGGTAGGAACAACGGGTGAAGTACTTGCCAAGAAATATATGAATAAAGCTCAGTATTATGGTTATAACAGTGAGGCAGAGGCTTTTTTAGAGGTAGTCAATGGCAAAGCAGATGCTTTTATTTTTGATGAGACCTACAATGTGATTGCTTTGCATCGGTTAGGGAATAATAAAGTATTGCATTTAGACCAACCCATTACTAAGGAGCCGATTGCTTTTGCTGTTATGCAAGGTGACTATGATAGTGTCAATTGGATTAATAACTTTTTAAATCAAATAAAAAATGATGGTACTTATAACCAGATTTATAATAAGTGGTTTAAAAAAATGGACTGGCTGAAGGATATGGAGTAA
- a CDS encoding chemotaxis protein CheW encodes MIEQNFIQKTALDVSLITLVDRTLALPSSAIVEVIHVIVPQVVGKMPRWFLGFLPWQGLRIPFVSFEGICGAGFKINNTSNILILKTITPTLQCKFIALLIQDVPMVCPITEDMVIDVVGDLSKYELENIKINEFVAKIPDIPSVEKLLVQTGVLV; translated from the coding sequence ATGATAGAGCAAAATTTTATTCAAAAAACGGCATTAGATGTATCATTAATTACTCTAGTTGATCGTACATTAGCCCTTCCGAGCTCTGCTATTGTAGAGGTAATACATGTTATTGTCCCTCAAGTTGTGGGTAAAATGCCTCGTTGGTTCTTAGGTTTTTTACCATGGCAAGGGTTACGTATTCCATTTGTTTCATTTGAAGGTATCTGTGGTGCAGGTTTTAAAATTAATAATACATCCAACATATTAATTTTAAAAACAATTACGCCAACATTACAATGCAAATTTATTGCACTATTAATTCAAGATGTTCCAATGGTGTGTCCCATAACAGAGGATATGGTCATTGATGTCGTAGGTGATTTATCAAAGTATGAGCTTGAAAATATAAAAATTAATGAGTTTGTTGCTAAAATTCCTGATATACCATCTGTAGAGAAGCTATTAGTTCAGACAGGTGTATTAGTTTAA
- a CDS encoding hybrid sensor histidine kinase/response regulator — MVMSKMADDGHDYVALSWVKAEIVSNLEHAQQTLKQLVDNANSLDENDITEKLTICHELLHQVSGALQMVGFPGATLFAEEMKLLSGEILQRSVEDFNNSLQILIQAVLQMPSYLDIIQTEGQDIPIALLPLINQMRECYKANSLSEIELFSPKYYGPSSSLTDEELKEINTEGLTNLLRKLRQSLQLSLIDLIQNRNFEVAVDHLIKIFNYLGRLCKTTVISKFWQAAQAFVIAINEKSIPNSLDTKLLLKQIDLQIKLLTEKGVAGMNVPAPDDLLKELLFLLSSVESDSAEIQKIKKEFQLTTSTFGITDINQHTSLEETGRPSFALVSQALKIDFNFIQGKLELFTDSTTQLFELEEVLEKFKKISNTLEVLGLPEQRTIINQENELRSLIADGQFSQEHQLNMKKSLADVEKTIVVAVDKFLHDETSTVRDTTIKEVAYELVKVKDILSLYFDSEGEEGGITDVPVLLTHAVHKLGILSQYTAAAVAIRCLQYIEDHFINDFVYPDNKSIEHVVGAIASIDYYMDCLIKNQIVSAGNVLDFAKEYLVALNYSLPDDCQTIVSEFISSNAIKENNQNDKIPEDIGKELDIIEADEPIASTQEVATPIINVNDENIVDDELVEIFSEEMDEIFETLSIHLPIWTGNTYDNNALKEVRRAFHTIKGSGRMVKAVFIGELGWSIENMLNRVLDNTISPSASLLALVKKVVDILPELVKEYAAGKQHERQDVNNYMEEANALATGQDLPVEHSEVVPEEVLTEEIPDITETVQNNEQINEVPIEIDSTEVKIDKYEADSQDFDTELVDVFVAEARVHMQVLRAFIYLCEQSLPQTVTDSLQRAMHTLKGSSLMANLGLIANIAKPFEAFLKECSINGWRIDKIDFELLKDAYSLLNEGINQLELHSLAPIEGTEALVERIRLRRDDLLSQLELNVTADIDKDSELSTAQSIANLLTQVDLLLDAEDYIKAWWENKGQEFAELQGLQHELNAILPMAIKIGLESIVKLINALLKAYQAIIDNMVVLNDAFFIAFIKTHQVLLNCIDQLAAAQSISDHNAEIMELEKALVMLDKHHEVASAVTKNLVHDDLIQEDTLVLGAPAPKGPIIQSDHIDADMAEIFLEEADDILEQARNDLDDWIKDQKADALKDLQRQLHTLKGGARMCGAVGLGDIAHGLEFIYEGLLNGRYSYSADLVELLNKAHDSLQLDIDTLHDKNVLLNNPALLNAIQVFRKEGRVILDDFSTPDVDVSPTSVIEDTKAIELVADKDNTAKVDVENTNTAVGLALVKDEENYPNPIESSGVEDSIVTDLGVTDDAINAPEIEETLENKISILPEKELSTEVPVTETQPPTAANSIAKEAFTLSDGKAVFKLLEVTKLPVLERVDRETNKEVTEQVKVSAELLDNLVNLAGETSIYRGRIEQQNSDLASVLLEMESTVDRVRDQLRRLDIETQSQIISRHQTETVLDYADFDPLEMDQYSQLQQLSRSLFETASDLFDLKDTLKRRNHDISGLLQQQARINTELQEGLMHTRMVPLDRIAPRLRRLVRQVSSELGKDVDLVIGNTAGEMDRGVIDAIIAPLEHMIRNSLDHGIEKREIRVAAGKPERGTITLDLIREGGEMVLRLKDDGAGISIAVVKEKAISKGLMEADEVLSDKEILQFILEAGFSTAKKITQISGRGVGLDVVVNAVKQLGGALTLDAEEGKGTTFSIRLPINLSVSRALMARVGEENYAIPMSSVEGVTYISAELQKEFYQFGAAELEYGNESYRVKYLGELLGNRVTTQPQHIIEERAPVLLVRSGDYYMALRVDELLPSSEVVVKSLGIQFLSVPAISGATILGDGNVIIILDLSALVRSYFTSQHQAKMAEDRRVAHSEVELAPELFSRPPLVMVVDDSVTVRKVTTRLLERQGMEVVTARDGLDAVTQLDERIPDIMLLDIEMPRMDGFEVATRVRHDARTKHLPIIMITSRSGDKHRERALGIGVNEYMSKPFMDARLIKTISDLLPAFQVNLLESSS, encoded by the coding sequence ACTACAAAGGAGTGTAGAAGATTTTAACAACAGCTTGCAAATATTGATTCAGGCTGTATTGCAAATGCCTTCTTATTTAGACATTATTCAAACAGAAGGTCAAGATATCCCCATTGCTTTATTACCTCTAATTAATCAAATGCGAGAGTGTTATAAAGCGAATTCTCTATCGGAAATTGAGTTATTTTCTCCAAAGTACTATGGACCTTCATCATCTTTAACCGATGAAGAGTTAAAGGAAATTAATACAGAAGGGCTAACCAATTTATTACGTAAGTTACGTCAATCACTACAATTATCATTAATTGATTTGATCCAGAATCGAAATTTTGAGGTTGCAGTGGATCATTTAATTAAAATTTTTAATTATCTTGGTCGCTTATGTAAAACAACGGTTATTTCTAAGTTTTGGCAAGCAGCACAGGCATTTGTGATTGCTATTAATGAAAAAAGTATTCCTAATAGTCTGGATACTAAATTATTACTCAAGCAAATAGACTTGCAAATAAAATTATTAACAGAAAAGGGTGTGGCTGGTATGAATGTTCCTGCACCCGATGACTTGTTAAAAGAGTTATTGTTTTTATTGTCTTCTGTTGAAAGTGACTCAGCGGAAATTCAAAAGATAAAAAAAGAGTTCCAGTTAACGACCTCAACGTTTGGTATCACAGATATTAACCAGCATACTAGTCTTGAAGAAACAGGCCGTCCTTCTTTTGCTCTAGTTTCTCAAGCATTAAAAATAGACTTTAATTTTATTCAAGGCAAATTAGAGTTATTTACAGATTCGACTACTCAATTGTTTGAGTTAGAAGAAGTCCTAGAAAAGTTTAAAAAAATCTCTAATACATTAGAAGTCTTAGGGTTACCTGAGCAAAGAACTATTATTAATCAAGAAAATGAATTAAGATCACTTATAGCTGATGGCCAATTTAGTCAAGAGCATCAATTAAATATGAAGAAGTCTTTGGCTGATGTAGAAAAGACTATAGTAGTCGCAGTTGATAAGTTCCTTCATGATGAAACCTCTACTGTACGTGATACTACGATAAAAGAAGTTGCCTATGAATTGGTTAAGGTTAAAGATATTCTATCCCTTTATTTTGATAGTGAGGGAGAAGAAGGTGGTATTACAGATGTTCCTGTTTTACTTACTCATGCTGTTCATAAGCTAGGGATTCTTTCTCAGTACACGGCTGCTGCTGTTGCTATTCGTTGCTTGCAGTATATAGAAGATCATTTTATTAATGATTTTGTGTATCCAGATAATAAAAGCATTGAGCATGTTGTGGGTGCCATTGCAAGCATTGATTACTACATGGATTGTCTCATTAAAAATCAGATAGTTTCTGCCGGAAATGTGTTAGATTTTGCAAAAGAGTACTTAGTGGCATTGAATTATTCTCTACCTGATGATTGTCAAACTATAGTTTCAGAATTTATATCCTCAAATGCAATAAAAGAAAATAACCAGAACGACAAAATACCTGAGGATATTGGTAAGGAGCTTGACATTATTGAAGCCGATGAGCCTATAGCAAGCACTCAAGAAGTGGCCACCCCCATTATTAATGTGAATGATGAAAATATTGTGGATGATGAATTGGTTGAGATTTTCTCAGAGGAAATGGATGAGATTTTTGAAACATTATCTATTCACTTGCCTATATGGACTGGTAATACTTATGACAATAATGCTCTAAAAGAAGTACGCCGAGCATTTCATACAATTAAGGGCAGCGGCCGTATGGTTAAAGCTGTTTTTATTGGTGAGCTTGGTTGGTCTATTGAAAATATGCTAAATCGTGTTTTAGATAATACGATTTCTCCCTCTGCTTCTTTATTAGCATTAGTAAAGAAGGTCGTAGATATTTTACCTGAGTTAGTTAAAGAGTATGCGGCAGGTAAACAGCACGAGCGTCAAGATGTAAACAATTATATGGAAGAGGCTAATGCCTTAGCTACAGGACAAGATTTACCTGTTGAGCACAGTGAGGTTGTTCCTGAAGAGGTATTAACCGAAGAAATACCGGATATTACTGAAACTGTACAAAATAATGAACAAATAAACGAAGTGCCTATAGAGATAGATAGCACAGAAGTAAAAATTGATAAATATGAGGCTGATTCGCAAGACTTTGATACAGAGCTAGTCGATGTTTTTGTTGCAGAAGCTAGAGTGCATATGCAAGTCTTGAGGGCATTTATTTATCTGTGTGAGCAGTCATTACCACAAACGGTGACAGACTCCTTGCAAAGAGCTATGCATACACTCAAGGGCAGCTCATTGATGGCTAACTTAGGCTTGATTGCCAATATTGCCAAGCCATTTGAAGCGTTTCTGAAAGAATGTAGCATTAATGGATGGCGAATAGATAAGATAGATTTTGAGTTGTTAAAGGATGCATATTCATTATTAAATGAAGGAATTAACCAATTAGAGCTTCATTCTTTAGCTCCAATTGAAGGCACTGAAGCTTTAGTAGAGCGTATACGCTTGCGTCGAGACGATTTACTATCACAGCTAGAGCTTAATGTTACTGCCGACATAGATAAAGATAGTGAGTTATCAACTGCTCAATCAATTGCCAACCTTTTAACACAAGTGGATCTTTTGTTAGATGCAGAGGACTATATAAAGGCGTGGTGGGAAAATAAAGGGCAAGAATTTGCTGAGCTACAAGGGTTGCAGCATGAGTTAAATGCCATATTACCAATGGCTATTAAGATAGGTTTGGAATCTATTGTAAAATTAATCAATGCCCTATTAAAAGCATATCAAGCAATAATTGATAATATGGTTGTATTAAATGATGCATTTTTTATTGCATTCATTAAAACACACCAAGTTTTATTAAATTGTATCGATCAGTTAGCTGCTGCACAATCTATATCAGATCATAACGCAGAAATAATGGAATTAGAAAAGGCGCTCGTTATGCTTGATAAGCATCATGAAGTCGCGTCTGCGGTAACTAAGAATCTAGTGCATGATGATCTTATCCAAGAGGACACATTAGTGCTAGGGGCGCCAGCTCCTAAAGGACCTATTATACAATCTGATCATATTGATGCTGATATGGCTGAAATCTTTCTTGAGGAAGCTGATGATATATTAGAACAGGCAAGAAATGATTTAGATGATTGGATAAAGGACCAAAAAGCAGATGCTCTAAAAGATTTGCAGCGTCAACTACATACGCTGAAAGGTGGTGCCCGGATGTGTGGTGCTGTAGGGTTAGGTGATATTGCACATGGCCTTGAGTTTATTTATGAGGGCTTATTAAATGGCCGTTATAGTTATTCCGCTGATTTAGTAGAGTTATTAAATAAAGCCCATGATTCTTTGCAGTTAGATATTGATACATTGCATGATAAAAATGTTCTTTTAAATAATCCGGCATTATTGAATGCAATACAGGTCTTCCGAAAAGAAGGCAGAGTGATTCTAGATGACTTTTCTACACCAGATGTGGACGTTTCTCCTACATCAGTCATAGAAGACACTAAAGCGATTGAGTTAGTTGCTGATAAAGATAATACAGCCAAAGTCGATGTAGAAAATACTAATACAGCTGTTGGTCTAGCGTTAGTGAAAGATGAGGAAAACTATCCTAACCCAATAGAGTCTTCTGGCGTAGAAGATAGTATAGTAACTGATTTAGGGGTTACAGATGATGCAATCAATGCACCAGAGATTGAAGAGACACTAGAAAATAAAATTAGCATATTGCCTGAAAAGGAACTTTCCACAGAAGTTCCCGTTACTGAGACTCAACCACCCACTGCTGCAAACAGCATAGCAAAAGAAGCATTTACTCTTTCAGATGGTAAGGCAGTATTTAAACTTTTAGAGGTAACAAAACTGCCAGTACTAGAGCGTGTTGACAGAGAAACTAATAAAGAAGTTACTGAACAAGTTAAAGTATCAGCTGAGCTACTAGATAACTTAGTTAATCTAGCGGGTGAGACTTCTATTTATCGTGGACGTATTGAGCAGCAAAATAGTGATTTGGCGAGTGTTCTATTAGAGATGGAGTCAACGGTTGACCGGGTTCGAGATCAATTACGTCGTTTAGATATAGAAACCCAATCCCAAATTATTTCAAGGCATCAGACAGAGACTGTTTTAGATTATGCTGATTTTGACCCCTTGGAGATGGATCAGTATTCCCAATTACAACAATTATCACGATCATTATTTGAGACTGCCTCTGACTTATTTGATTTGAAAGATACGTTGAAGCGTCGTAATCATGATATATCTGGTTTATTGCAACAACAAGCACGTATTAATACAGAACTTCAAGAAGGTTTGATGCATACGCGGATGGTTCCCTTAGACCGTATTGCTCCCCGTTTGCGTCGTCTCGTTCGTCAAGTATCATCAGAGTTGGGTAAAGATGTTGATCTCGTTATTGGTAATACAGCTGGAGAAATGGATCGTGGTGTTATTGATGCCATTATAGCACCATTAGAGCATATGATTCGTAATTCACTGGATCATGGTATTGAAAAAAGAGAGATTCGTGTTGCAGCAGGTAAGCCTGAAAGGGGTACTATTACTCTTGATTTAATTCGAGAGGGTGGTGAAATGGTTTTGCGCCTTAAAGATGATGGTGCAGGAATTTCTATCGCTGTAGTAAAAGAAAAAGCAATCAGCAAAGGTTTAATGGAAGCTGATGAAGTGTTATCAGATAAAGAAATATTACAGTTTATTTTAGAGGCAGGCTTTTCGACTGCCAAGAAAATTACACAAATTTCTGGACGTGGCGTAGGATTGGATGTTGTTGTTAATGCTGTTAAGCAATTAGGTGGTGCTTTAACATTAGACGCCGAAGAAGGTAAGGGAACCACTTTTTCTATAAGGCTACCTATTAACTTATCTGTTAGTCGTGCATTGATGGCTCGTGTTGGTGAAGAAAACTATGCTATCCCTATGAGTAGTGTGGAAGGTGTTACTTATATTTCAGCAGAGCTACAAAAAGAGTTCTACCAGTTTGGTGCCGCTGAACTTGAGTATGGTAATGAATCTTATCGTGTAAAATACTTGGGTGAACTTTTAGGTAATCGAGTTACAACACAGCCTCAACACATAATAGAGGAGCGTGCTCCTGTATTGTTAGTCCGTTCTGGCGATTATTATATGGCGTTGCGTGTCGATGAGTTACTTCCTTCAAGTGAGGTTGTGGTTAAAAGTTTAGGTATACAGTTTTTGTCGGTTCCTGCTATTTCTGGTGCAACTATTTTAGGGGATGGTAATGTTATTATTATTCTTGATTTAAGTGCATTAGTGCGTAGTTATTTTACTAGTCAACATCAAGCGAAAATGGCTGAGGATAGAAGGGTTGCACATAGTGAAGTTGAGCTAGCACCTGAACTATTTAGTCGCCCACCACTGGTCATGGTAGTGGATGACTCTGTAACAGTACGTAAGGTGACTACTAGACTCCTTGAGCGTCAAGGTATGGAGGTTGTTACCGCACGAGATGGTCTAGATGCAGTGACACAATTAGATGAAAGAATTCCAGATATTATGCTATTGGATATCGAAATGCCAAGAATGGATGGTTTTGAAGTGGCAACTCGCGTACGTCATGATGCAAGAACTAAGCATCTTCCAATTATTATGATCACTTCACGAAGTGGTGATAAGCACAGAGAACGTGCATTAGGAATAGGTGTTAATGAGTATATGAGTAAGCCTTTTATGGATGCTAGATTAATTAAGACTATATCCGATTTATTACCTGCTTTCCAGGTAAACCTATTGGAGAGTAGCTCATGA